One Osmerus mordax isolate fOsmMor3 chromosome 16, fOsmMor3.pri, whole genome shotgun sequence genomic window carries:
- the ankrd12 gene encoding ankyrin repeat domain-containing protein 12 isoform X5: MAKPGSDRDGAMVDKQAGKKSKDKISPFTKTPKLDRSEVLGKEGKPKSSMKRKLSFTASPPRAEERDSDTDKDGPDKKKVKKESGSKKSSASANLLFGYPLSERKQMALLMQMTARDNSPDSTPSHPSQTPPVQKKAPSSTTSRQKDKVNKRNERGETPLHMAAIRGDAKQVKELISLGADVNVKDFAGWTPLHEACNLGYYDVAKVLLAAGAEVNTQGLDDDTPLHDASSSGHKNILKLLLRHGGNAFQANKRGERPVDVADSLELEQLLKGEVPLSDSEDSSSGKQETRRALDLSCFISSSLPQKKESEDPPSVNPSSVDDDIMEDSDADKDSDDKQTTVKASSSMSGLDEYEFKDEEEEEDLSKALNDRHILRRELRQREKEEKERNHFTAKQSSKGDASGQSSKSKKQRTQRVLCCSSDSSSDEMENPSERRSSPTCSQSSDARSKKDNLSLPAEQRDKGKMKRKSKSLSKNKENQEDGKENSKALVFSVATVTESTDKSRDEDSFKMSFSPKDDSSVHLFHLSSVKSPKVNHSLIDKQSTPLKQENAKMCLAIGEGPCQVDAVKYNHYTEQDYCTESTSSKGCKHKEKSKHHQKDLNVDGEDGGSSPYKEVGMSNSVDSGDGALRKTDKDGKVVKKHKIKYKEKDKHRREYEAERSRHRQKEGRKDGHRNLEFDREFWKENFFKSDENDEPLPVKKEPDGGGSPQKTLDASPVKEERGPKDKHSGGGKDKRPREEKDKALKKERKEFAGKEERGKDARQSERDERPDCHGSGRIPEESLHNTSMKEEPEDKPITGITADQDQLESSEKGSREKYDKRLPVKEKEAEKFEKRHPDKEKKVKVEHSEKSEPQNVMDRLKEKERIAGSLSHLPGDKNHRESEKLRSIPKKHDESKKIKDKDRKSDRERQEREYSAGEHREKDRTSSDKRGKPPEKTIDHSKSDRSKEKECEKKRKDKMKESSSSSSSNLKLLLEEKKGYVSESGRSVSTKTKEEVIRTPEKERDRRDRDREKDSERHRDRDKERHRDRSQPGKVSKSKPNEAEGDRAKSKSSPATRDSRPKEKRLVNDDLMQTSFERMLSLKDQEIEQWHRKHLEKIKQKERERMKQRPSTTDPGKVKSKDKAKTEPCMSKELLRSKSSESSEPHGREKPLKDSATSRTLSLDGKSLSAVSGKVIAGMENSLSRSPRPESERSGLMSRSVSMVSVASSEDSCQATTLTPRPVEYDSDLTLEASDSQPPFLQSSLVLQATRSPVVQDKDISLPDATQCHRTPLPSRHTSPYLRAILDEDANSASVEGKPFESLPKAIVPGHTNEEPVNAHTSEISADTEESHSGHNLTPPNILSAKSDVDANSESEVNIPGVLPPQASAFRDVKEPLLPLISFSQSDVPQPVVEHKGSPPTDHLQVQVVKCVPTDGSVDGECTLKDPPSVDVPLVSAASLSSQTPPSSNTKTSAQLSRQQNEATLNPSVEMFLPAEADVDPGLDQKDDTPPEGGTSSADSREVQELMESVPAGCRTERMSSPLPSTSTQMQGASSEESSPSKTTVEPTHAQEDMEMDSHDCKTSRDSSDVAGPCSNPQVDNGEHVRPPSSCLSSCVSPEHKTELMTDSDAQSMESRSRNAEVTTSEKENSSEEGIFIPESGPERAEPPCPEPMEVSAAEERPEPSGGGEQSQSGGQHAAHTDLSGSSASGSSSPQSGDRDSDSSGAKAKVRSLDEEMDMQVTHPRKRKMPRMSLSSSSSSSQACPTTQQGKDKSQQSLAAIVDSVKLEEIQPYQTERANPYYDFLHIRKKIEEKRKVLCSVIPQPPQYYDEYVTFNGSYLLDGNPLSKLCIPTITPPPSLPDQLKEMFKQQEVVRMKLRLQHSIEREKLIVSNEQEVLRVHYRAARTLANQTLPFSACTVLLDAEVYNMPQDVQASGMMSHSLESGDDGKTSVRDRFNARQFMSWLQDVDDKFDKLKTCLLMRQQHEAAALNAVQRLEWQLKLQELDPATYKSTSIFEISEFHIPLVEVNDDFDLTPI; encoded by the exons ATGGCCAAACCTGGGAGCGACCGCGATGGAGCCATGGTGGACAAACAGGCGGGGAAGAAG AGCAAAGATAAGATATCCCCCTTCACCAAGACTCCGAAGCTGGATCGGAGCGAAGTTCTGGGGAAGGAGGGCAAACCCAAGTCTTCCATGAAGCGCAAGCTCTCCTTCACTGCCAGTCCGCCCCGAGCGGAGGAGCGAGACTCCGACACAG ATAAAGATGGGCCTGACAAGAAGAAGGTGAAGAAGGAGTCTGGAAGTAAGAAGTCGTCAGCTTCCGCCAACTTATTGTTTGGCTACCCTCTGTCAGAGCGCAAGCAGATGGCCCTCCTGATGCAAATGACTGCGAGAGACAACAGCCCAG actcCACTCCGAGTCAcccctcccagacccccccagTGCAGAAGAAGGCCCCCAGCAGCACCACGTCCAGACAGAAGGACAAGGTCAACAAGAGGAACGAGCGCGGGGAGACGCCCCTGCACATGGCTGCCATCCGCGGCGACGCCAAGCAGGTCAAAGAGCTCATTAGCCTGGGCGCAGATGTCAACGTCAAGGACTTCGCAg GCTGGACTCCCCTTCATGAAGCGTGTAACCTTGGTTACTATGATGTGGCGAAGGTTCTTCTTGCGGCAGGCGCGGAGGTCAACACCCAGGGTCTGGATGATGACACACCCCTCCATGATGCCTCTAGCAGCGGACACAAAAAT ATCTTGAAGCTGCTGCTCCGCCACGGGGGCAATGCGTTCCAGGCCAACAAGCGTGGGGAGCGGCCGGTGGACGTGGCAGACTCcctggagctggagcagctgctgAAGGGAGAGGTCCCCCTGTCCGACTCGGAGGACAGCTCCTCAGGTAAGCAGGAAACAAGAAGGGCTCTGGACCTGTCCTGCttcatctcttcatctcttccacAGAAAAAAG AGTCTGAGGATCCTCCCTCTGTAAACCCCTCCAGTGTGGATGACGACATCATGGAGGACTCTGACGCCGATAAAGACTCCGATGACAAACAGACCACCGTCAAGGCCTCGTCTTCCATGTCAGGGCTGGATGAGTACGAGTTcaaggacgaggaagaggaggaggacctgaGCAAGGCCCTCAATGACCGGCACATCCTGAGGAGGGAGCTGCggcagagggaaaaggaggagaaggagaggaaccaTTTCACGGCCAAGCAGAGCAGCAAAGGCGACGCTTCTGGTCAGTCCAGCAAGTCCAAGAAGCAGAGGACGCAGCGCGTGCTGTGCTGCAGCTCGGACAGCTCTAGTGATGAGATGGAGAACccttcagagaggaggagctccCCTACCTGCTCCCAAAGCTCCGACGCCAGGAGTAAAAAGGACAACCTAAGCCTTCCAGCTGAACAGAGAGACAAGGGCAAAATGAAGAGGAAGAGTAAAAGCCTCAGCAAAAATAAGGAAAATCAAGAGGATGGCAAAGAGAACAGCAAAGCCCTTGTGTTCTCCGTCGCCACGGTGACAGAAAGCACAGACAAGAGCCGGGACGAAGACTCCTTCAAGATGTCCTTCAGCCCCAAGGATGATTCCTCCGTTCATCTCTTCCATCTGTCATCGGTGAAATCTCCCAAAGTGAACCACAGCCTGATCGACAAACAGTCCACGCCTCTCAAACAGGAAAATGCTAAAATGTGTCTCGCCATTGGGGAAGGCCCCTGTCAAGTGGACGCCGTCAAATATAACCACTACACGGAGCAGGACTACTGCACGGAAAGCACCAGCAGTAAAGGATGCAAACACAAGGAGAAGAGCAAGCATCATCAGAAAGACTTGAATGTGGACGGGGAAGATGGAGGCTCCAGTCCATATAAAGAAGTCGGCATGAGCAACAGCGTAGACAGCGGCGACGGTGCCTTAAGGAAGACCGACAAAGACGGCAAAGTGGTCAAAAAGCATAAAATCAAATACAAGGAGAAGGACAAGCATAGGAGGGAATATGAGGCCGAAAGGAGTCgccacagacagaaagagggcaGGAAGGACGGCCACAGGAATCTGGAGTTTGACAGGGAGTTTTGGAAAGAGAACTTTTTCAAAAGCGACGAGAACGATGAACCTCTGCCAGTGAAAAAGGAGCCGGACGGTGGCGGCTCTCCTCAGAAGACCTTGGACGCCTCTCCTGTTAAGGAAGAGCGGGGGCCGAAAGACAAGCACTCCGGTGGCGGCAAGGACAAGAGGCCGAGGGAGGAAAAAGACAAAGCTCTGAAAAAAGAGCGAAAGGAATTCGCCggtaaagaggagaggggaaaggacgcgaGGCAGAGCGAGCGTGACGAGAGGCCGGACTGCCACGGCTCAGGGCGGATTCCTGAGGAGTCGCTGCATAACACGAGTATGAAAGAGGAGCCGGAAGACAAACCCATAACTGGGATCACAGCTGATCAAGACCAGCTGGAATCCTCTGAAAAAGGCTCACGTGAGAAATATGACAAAAGGCTCCCTGTAAAGGAAAAGGAAGCTGAAAAGTTTGAGAAAAGGCATCCTGACAAGGAGAAGAAGGTCAAAGTCGAGCACTCTGAAAAATCGGAACCACAAAATGTAATGGATCGCCtgaaggaaaaggagagaattGCAGGCAGCTTGTCCCACTTACCTGGAGATAAAAATCATAGGGAAAGTGAAAAGCTTAGGTCTATTCCAAAGAAGCACGACGAAAGCAAGAAAATAAAGGACAAGGATAGAAAGAGTGACAGggagaggcaagagagagagtacagtgCGGGGGAACACAGAGAAAAAGACCGGACGAGCTCGGACAAGAGGGGAAAACCTCCAGAGAAGACAATAGATCACAGCAAATCTGACCGTTCCAAAGAAAAAGAGtgtgagaaaaagaggaaaGACAAAATGAAGGAAAGCTCTTCATCCTCAAGCTCCAACTTGAAGTTGCTCCTGGAGGAGAAAAAGGGATACGTGTCTGAGAGTGGCAGGTCTGTTTCGACGAAAACCAAGGAGGAGGTTATAAGAACTCCAGAGAAAGAACGGGACCGAAGAGATCGGGACCGGGAGAAAGACTCTGAAAGACACCGAGAtcgggacaaagagagacacagagatcgTTCTCAGCCAGGGAAGGTTAGCAAGAGCAAACCCAACGAGGCCGAGGGAGACAGGGCCAAGTCCAAATCCTCCCCCGCAACCAGGGACTCCCGGCCAAAAGAAAAGAGGCTCGTCAACGACGATCTGATGCAGACCAGCTTTGAGCGCATGCTCAGCCTCAAGGACCAGGAGATCGAGCAGTGGCACCGGAAGCACCTTGAGAAGATCAAGCAGAAGGAGCGCGAGAGGATGAAGCAACGTCCCTCGACGACGGATCCAGGAAAGGTCAAGAGCAAAGACAAGGCAAAGACGGAACCGTGCATGAGTAAAGAGCTGCTGCGCTCAAAGAGTTCCGAGAGCTCCGAGCCCCACGGCAGAGAGAAGCCCCTCAAGGACAGCGCCACTTCCAGGACCCTCTCATTAGATGGCAAGAGCCTCTCGGCAGTTAGCGGGAAGGTCATAGCTGGTATGGAGAACAGCCTAAGCAGGTCGCCCAGGCCTGAGAGCGAGCGATCGGGCCTCATGTCCAGATCTGTGTCCATGGTCTCGGTTGCCAGCTCTGAAGACTCCTGTCAGGCTACCACGCTAACACCAAGACCGGTAGAGTATGATTCGGATCTCACCCTTGAAGCCTCCGACTCCCAGCCGCCTTTCCTACAGTCTTCCCTCGTCTTGCAGGCCACCCGATCACCTGTCGTCCAAGACAAAGACATCAGTCTTCCTGACGCGACTCAATGTCACCGAACTCCGCTGCCCAGCAGACACACATCCCCGTACCTTAGGGCTATTCTTGACGAGGATGCCAACTCTGCATCAGTGGAGGGTAAACCATTTGAAAGTCTGCCAAAGGCCATTGTACCTGGTCACACAAATGAGGAGCCCGTAAATGCTCACACTTCAGAAATCTCTGCCGACACAGAGGAGAGTCATAGTGGTCACAATTTGACACCCCCTAATATACTAAGTGCAAAATCAGATGTCGATGCCAACTCTGAGAGTGAAGTAAACATTCCAGGTGTTCTTCCCCCGCAGGCGTCCGCCTTCAGAGACGTGAAGGAGCCGCTACTTCCTCTGATCAGCTTCTCACAGTCTGACGTTCCACAGCCAGTTGTAGAACACAAAGGGTCTCCTCCCACTGACCACCTTCAAGTGCAGGTGGTCAAGTGTGTCCCTACAGACGGCTCTGTTGATGGAGAGTGCACTCTAAAGGACCCGCCCTCTGTGGACGTGCCCCTGGTATCAGCAGCATCTCTATCTTCCCAGACTCCACCGTCGTCTAACACTAAAACATCTGCACAGTTGTCTAGGCAACAGAATGAAGCCACTCTTAATCCCAGTGTTGAGATGTTTCTGCCAGCCGAAGCTGATGTAGACCCTGGTCTTGACCAGAAAGACGACACTCCTCCCGAGGGTGGAACCAGCAGTGCTGACAGCAGAGAAGTACAAGAGCTCATGGAGAGTGTACCAGCTGGCTGCAGAACCGAGAGGATGAGCAGTCCGCTGCCTTCCACGAGCACCCAGATGCAAGGTGCTAGTTCTGAGGAATCCTCTCCCAGCAAAACCACTGTTGAGCCGACACATGCTCAAGAGGACATGGAAATGGACAGCCATGATTGTAAAACATCAAGAGACTCCAGTGATGTGGCAGGGCCTTGCAGCAATCCCCAGGTCGATAACGGTGAACATGtccgtcctccatcttcctgttTGTCTAGTTGTGTTAGCCCTGAACACAAGACCGAGTTAATGACCGACTCGGATGCGCAGTCTATGGAGAGCAGGAGCAGAAACGCTGAGGTAACAACATCCGAGAAGGAGAACTCTTCAGAAGAAGGCATCTTCATCCCTGAGAGTGGCCCCGAAAGAGCCGAGCCGCCGTGTCCAGAGCCAATGGAGGTGTCCGCTGCAGAAGAGAGGCCAGAAccctcaggtggaggagagcagagtcaGAGCGGCGGGCAGCATGCGGCTCACACTGACCTGAGCGGCAGCAGTGCCTCCGGGAGCTCCTCTCCCCAGTCTGGAGACCGAGATTCGGATTCCTCCGGAGCCAAAGCCAAAGTACGCTCGCtggatgaagagatggacaTGCAGGTGACCCATCCCCGCAAGAGGAAGATGCCCAGAATGTCGctgtcgtcctcctcctcctcctcccaggcctgCCCCACCACACAACAGGGGAAGGACAAGTCACAGCAGTCTCTGGCAGCTATAGTGGACTCTGTGAAGTTGGAGGAGATCCAGCCATACCAGACAGAGAGGGCCAACCCCTACTATGATTTCCTTCACATTCGCAAGAAGATCGAAGAGAAGCGTAAAGTACTGTGCAGCGTCATCCCCCAGCCCCCGCAGTATTACGATGAATATGTGACTTTCAATGGGTCCTACCTCCTAGATGGAAACCCACTCAGCAAGCTCTGTATTCCTACA ATAACCCCGCCTCCTTCTTTACCTGACCAATTGAAAGAGATGTTCAAACAACAAGAGGTTGTCCGCATGAAGCTGCGCTTGCAACACAGcattgagagg GAAAAATTGATTGTTTCTAATGAGCAAGAGGTGTTACGAGTCCATTACCGGGCAGCAAGAACACTAGCCAATCAGACGCTTCCTTTCAGTGCCTGCACAGTCCTTCTGGATGCTGAAGTGTATAATATGCCTCAGGATGTCCAGGCAAGTGGCATGATGTCACATTCTTTAGAATCA GGAGACGATGGCAAGACCTCAGTAAGAGATCGGTTCAACGCAAGGCAGTTCATGTCCTGGTTGCAAGATGTGGACGACAAATTTGATAAACTAAAG ACTTGTCTTTTGATGAGGCAGCAGCATGAGGCGGCAGCTCTTAACGCAGTGCAGCGTCTGGAGTGGCAACTCAAACTGCAGGAGCTGGACCCTGCCACTTACAAGTCCACCAGCATCTTTGAGATCTCAGAGTTCCATATCCCCCTTGTGGAGGTCAACGACGATTTTGACCTCACACCAATATGA